From the genome of Ziziphus jujuba cultivar Dongzao chromosome 6, ASM3175591v1, one region includes:
- the LOC132804164 gene encoding disease resistance protein RPS6-like — protein MFLDIACFINGEVYREKVENMFNCSDHYDVTIEITDLIDKSLLIESRSYGRVYLSMHDLLREMGQAIVFDESKIPGNRSRLWIAKDVRHVLEKNKGTDAIQGILLNLSDRGIKKNVQVSPTVFSNMCHLRYLKIYGGKQFDGDLSSEYLQEPCRYNIYAPEGLFDISDELRYFRWDSCPLKYLPNFSPENLVGLIMRGSKLEKLWNEVQLLDLEKLKKIDLRDSEHLTGIPNLSGATNLEILNLQGCKNLVQIHLNLQNLRKLQILNVSHCYNLKKCGASESQEVPSSAPVGLDFSYCTRLRSVLWNEVQFMKLKKIDASYCEHLAELPNLSGAINLEIITLRGCKSLVQVALNFKNHPNLRILDLRECDNLEECRDSENIATDNIAFTEEETSSSVPVELYFSNCKRLRSIPASIGKLKYLSRLDLSKCPNLEKFPEISSGGMECLHELSLKRTEIEELPDSIENIKRLRHLSLKYCKRLKSLPQSIWKLKYLEKLIVPGCPNLQGKFPEIRDIMECLDEIDLGGTGIEELPESIENLTALTTLNLGSCPQIKFLPNSLCKLSSLVTLNLKECSSLEELPCLPLGLVKLNINYCESLKSIQQFPSSLSMFEAAGCTSIKTISSCESAHIHNLTYFRLLFPMFWRFENCMDLDHNTRNHIIADTAYNRVYGAGACPFVDIVYPGDEIPKWFNNARTDDGNSINFRLPLNWFKYPDSQVFFVVCIVGVLNNFDDDDHDKQMRIVALRYNIKTETNTSDGCLHKYIGGFATTYLQANTRNADHVFIMHNREYMCLDAQVFGKLYVPHWCFNLRKVDSLQASFSICLVEGVGVNFDIKKCGIRFIYDHDEPNVDSTSGECSDQACGCQNTYIYDRSVTSSD, from the exons ATGTTTCTTGATATTGCATGCTTCATTAACGGTGAAGTTTACAGAGAAAAAGTAGAAAACATGTTCAATTGCAGTGACCATTATGATGTGACAATAGAAATAACTGATCTCATTGATAAATCCTTATTAATAGAAAGCCGCTCATATGGAAGAGTATACTTGTCAATGCATGATTTACTAAGAGAAATGGGTCAAGCAATTGTTTTTGATGAAAGCAAAATACCTGGCAATCGTAGTAGGTTGTGGATTGCTAAAGATGTCCGCCAtgtattggaaaaaaataaa GGAACTGATGCAATCCAAGGCATATTATTGAATCTGTCTGATcgtggtattaaaaaaaatgtgcaaGTGAGCCCTACAGTATTCTCAAATATGTGCCATCTAAGATATCTTAAAATATATGGAGGCAAACAATTTGATGGGGATTTGAGTTCTGAATACCTACAAGAGCCGtgtagatataatatatatgctcCTGAAGGTCTGTTTGATATTTCTGATGAACTAAGATATTTTCGTTGGGATTCATGCCCTTTGAAATATTTGCCGAATTTTAGTCCAGAGAATCTTGTTGGACTTATTATGCGTGGGAGCAAACTTGAGAAACTTTGGAATGAAGTCCAG CTCCTTGACCTCGAGAAGTTAAAGAAGATTGATCTTAGAGATTCTGAGCACCTTACTGGAATACCAAATCTGTCTGGGGCTACCAATCTTGAAATTCTAAATCTCCAAGGTTGTAAAAATTTGGTTCAAATTCACTTAAATCTTCAGAATCTCCGCAAGCTTCAGATTCTAAATGTAAGTCATTGCTACAATCTCAAAAAATGCGGAGCATCTGAAAGTCAAGAAGTGCCCTCATCAGCTCCCGTTGGATTAGATTTCTCATATTGCACAAGGCTTAGAAGTGTACTTTGGAATGAAGTTCAG TTCATGAAGTTAAAGAAGATCGATGCTAGTTATTGTGAGCACCTTGCTGAACTACCAAATTTGTCTGGGGCTATCAATCTTGAAATTATAACACTCCGAGGCTGCAAAAGTTTGGTTCAAGttgctttaaattttaagaATCACCCCAACCTTCGGATTCTAGATTTGAGAGAATGCGACAATCTCGAAGAATGCAGAGATTCTGAAAATATTGCAACTGATAATATAGCATTTACAGAAGAAGAGACCTCATCATCAGTTCCTGTTGAGTTATATTTCTCAAATTGCAAAAGACTGAGAAGTATACCAGCAAGCATTGGGAAATTGAAATATCTGAGTCGGCTGGATCTTAGTAAGTGCCCAAACCTGGAAAAGTTTCCAGAAATCTCTTCGGGCGGTATGGAATGCTTGCATGAGCTTTCGTTAAAGCGAACAGAGATTGAAGAGTTACCCGActcaattgaaaatataaaaaggctCAGACACTTAAGTTTGAAGTATTGCAAAAGACTTAAAAGTCTACCCCAGAGCATTTGGAAGTTGAAATATCTGGAAAAGCTGATTGTTCCTGGTTGCCCAAACCTGCAGGGAAAGTTCCCAGAAATAAGGGATATTATGGAATGCTTGGATGAAATTGATTTAGGGGGAACAGGGATTGAAGAGTTACCCGAATCAATTGAAAATCTAACTGCGCTCACAACTTTAAACCTTGGCAGTTGCCCACAGATTAAGTTTCTCCCAAACAGCCTCTGTAAATTATCAAGTCTTGTTACATTGAACCTCAAGGAATGTTCATCACTTGAAGAATTGCCTTGCCTTCCACTTGGTTTGGTAAAATTGAATATCAATTACTGTGAGAGCTTGAAATCAATACAACAGTTTCCATCTTCATTATCTATGTTTGAAGCAGCCGgttgtacatcaattaaaacaaTATCAAGTTGTGAGTCGGCTCACATTCACAACCTAACATATTTTAGGCTTCTTTTCCCTATGTTTTGGAGGTTTGAAAATTGTATGGATTTGGATCACAACACACGCAACCACATAATTGCTGATACTGCATACAATAGAGTTtat GGCGCGGGTGCATGTCCATTTGTTGATATTGTGTACCCAGGAGATGAAATCCCAAAGTGGTTCAACAACGCAAGAACTGATGATGGGAATTCGATCAATTTTCGGCTTCCTctaaattggtttaaatatccTGATAGCCAGGTCTTTTTTGTTGTCTGCATTGTTGGTGTGTTGAAtaattttgatgatgatgatcatgataaGCAGATGAGGATTGTTGCATTGAGATACAATATCAAAACCGAAACCAATACCAGTGATGGCTGTCTTCACAAATATATTGGTGGTTTCGCAACTACTTATTTACAAGCAAATACCCGTAATGCTGATCACGTGTTCATTATGCACAACCGAGAATATATGTGTTTGGATGCACAAGTGTTTGGAAAACTGTATGTACCTCATTGGTGTTTTAATCTTCGGAAAGTGGACAGCCTGCAGGCTTCTTTCAGTATATGTTTGGTAGAAGGTGTAGGTGTCAATTTTGACATAAAGAAGTGTGGGATACGCTTCATCTATGACCATGATGAACCAAATGTAGACAGTACTAGTGGTGAATGTTCTGATCAAGCATGTGGATgtcaaaatacatatatatatgatcgaTCAGTCACATCCTCAGATTAG